One window of Myxocyprinus asiaticus isolate MX2 ecotype Aquarium Trade chromosome 4, UBuf_Myxa_2, whole genome shotgun sequence genomic DNA carries:
- the tcnba gene encoding LOW QUALITY PROTEIN: transcobalamin beta a (The sequence of the model RefSeq protein was modified relative to this genomic sequence to represent the inferred CDS: substituted 1 base at 1 genomic stop codon), producing the protein MALRMICLFCFAALLPFHGLGLPTNSGELQQVPIKLTVINDLTNEQVTYSSSVIEGGVLFGALNELQSTNNGFKFTFTINKDFGIHLESVNGLGESDADQTXWELLSENRGSITRLEMGIGCYQPQNDEHIILRFTTWAKK; encoded by the exons ATGGCTCTGAGAATGATTTGCCTTTTCTGCTTTGCGGCTTTGCTGCCTTTCCACGGGCTGGGGCTCCCTACAAACTCAG GTGAACTCCAACAGGTGCCCATTAAGTTGACTGTCATTAATGATTTGACTAACGAGCAAGTCACTTACTCCAGCTCTGTTATAGAGGGAGGGGTGCTGTTTGGGGCCTTAAATGAACTACAGTCAACCAACAACGGTTTCAA ATTTACATTTACTATTAACAAAGACTTTGGCATACATCTGGAGAGTGTGAATGGGTTGGGTGAGTCTGATGCAGACCAGACATAATGGGAGCTTCTGTCTGAGAATAGAGGGAGCATAACCCGACTGGAAATGG GAATTGGCTGCTACCAACCCCAGAATGATGAACATATTATTCTGAGGTTCACCACTTGGGccaaaaaatag